In Streptomyces sp. NBC_00306, a single genomic region encodes these proteins:
- a CDS encoding DUF6243 family protein codes for MAKSRNNLLGVGGQRRKLSRAEQQANGPTRNADRQTAAEQKAELLRKMRERAEGTDAPQEEQNQ; via the coding sequence ATGGCCAAGAGCCGGAACAACCTTCTCGGAGTCGGCGGACAGCGGCGCAAGCTGTCCCGCGCCGAACAGCAGGCCAACGGACCCACGCGCAACGCCGACCGGCAGACGGCCGCCGAGCAGAAGGCCGAACTGCTGCGGAAGATGCGCGAGCGTGCCGAGGGCACCGACGCTCCGCAGGAGGAGCAGAACCAGTAG